The following are encoded in a window of Flavobacterium sp. WC2421 genomic DNA:
- a CDS encoding LytR/AlgR family response regulator transcription factor yields the protein MKVNCLIIDDEPLAINVIKNHLEHIENFELINSFSNPIEGFNFLKNNSVDVIFLDINMPVLDGINFIKSLENPPLLVITSAYDQFAIETYELDVLDYLVKPIEFPRLMKAINKINKRLEGTSKAPQENSKENPFIFVKIDKKKMKKIFLNEILVIESLKDYLKINTLTGKYIIHSTLADFTNLLPERDFIRIHRSYTIAIDKIDAVEGNSIEIEGLRYVIGRSYIDEVKQRILNSSI from the coding sequence ATGAAAGTAAATTGTTTGATTATAGATGATGAGCCATTGGCTATCAATGTTATTAAGAATCACTTAGAACATATTGAAAATTTTGAATTAATAAACAGCTTCAGTAATCCTATTGAAGGTTTTAATTTTTTAAAAAACAACAGTGTTGATGTCATTTTTCTAGACATAAACATGCCTGTCCTTGATGGAATTAACTTTATAAAAAGTTTAGAAAACCCACCTTTACTAGTTATTACCAGTGCCTACGACCAGTTTGCTATTGAAACCTACGAATTAGATGTTTTAGATTACTTAGTAAAACCTATTGAATTCCCTAGGTTGATGAAAGCGATAAACAAGATCAACAAAAGATTGGAAGGTACTTCTAAAGCTCCTCAAGAAAACAGTAAAGAAAATCCCTTCATTTTCGTTAAAATTGATAAAAAGAAAATGAAGAAAATCTTTTTAAATGAAATTTTAGTCATAGAAAGTCTAAAAGATTATTTAAAAATAAATACATTAACAGGGAAATACATCATTCACAGTACGCTTGCTGATTTTACAAACTTATTACCTGAAAGAGATTTTATAAGAATACATCGATCTTACACTATTGCTATCGATAAAATTGATGCTGTTGAAGGAAATAGTATAGAAATAGAAGGACTTAGATATGTTATTGGAAGGTCATACATCGACGAAGTAAAGCAAAGAATTCTAAACTCATCGATCTAA
- the nagB gene encoding glucosamine-6-phosphate deaminase yields MIKEGISFKKGIGFKEAGKFEETRFEKIHNVIFDSSKEASVLVAQEIANLIQRKEELNEPCILGLATGSSPIKVYEELVRLHKEEGLSFTNVVTFNLDEYYSMDKNNIQSYYHFMHEYLFDHVDINPENINIPDGKVSNEELQQYCIDYEMKIKSYGGLDFQLLGIGRTGHIGFNEPGSHINSGTRSITLDHLTRMDAAPAFLGIDNVPRKAITMGIGTVKNAKRIVLLGWGISKAGIIKETIEGDVSSQVPATYLQEHNNTTFVLDTEASSELTRVKTPWLVKSCLWTEELKLKAVAWLSELTKKPFLKLTDKDYNDNGMSSLLTEEGTAYDLNIKMFNKMQHTITGWPGGKPNEDDTYRPERARPEQKRIIIFSPHPDDDVISMGGTFDRLVEQGHDVHVAYQTSGNIAVSNDEALKFAEVSTVLNSVSSESDSIIKFLKNKSKNDIDTIEVRKLKGSIRRSESLGATRYLGVADSNVHFLDLPFYETGTVKKGNLTDADIDIMCNLIEDIKPHQIYAAGDLADPHGTHKVCLDSLFEALERLKHNSYMDDCWVWLYRGAWHEWESYQIEMAVPMSPDQVLKKRHAIFYHQSQKDGVMFQGDDSREFWVRAEDRNRLTAKKYHDLGLADYSAIEAFKRYHF; encoded by the coding sequence ATGATTAAAGAAGGTATAAGTTTTAAAAAGGGTATAGGCTTCAAGGAAGCAGGAAAGTTTGAAGAAACACGTTTTGAAAAAATTCATAATGTAATTTTTGATTCATCGAAAGAAGCTTCAGTATTAGTAGCGCAAGAAATAGCAAATTTAATTCAGAGAAAAGAAGAATTGAATGAGCCTTGTATTTTAGGTTTGGCAACTGGATCTTCACCTATTAAAGTGTATGAAGAACTGGTTAGATTGCATAAGGAAGAAGGGTTGAGCTTTACGAATGTGGTAACCTTTAATTTAGATGAGTATTATTCGATGGATAAAAATAATATTCAGAGTTATTATCACTTTATGCATGAGTATCTTTTTGATCATGTAGATATTAACCCTGAAAATATAAATATCCCAGATGGAAAAGTTAGTAATGAAGAACTACAACAATACTGTATAGATTATGAAATGAAGATTAAATCCTATGGTGGGTTAGATTTTCAACTTTTAGGTATTGGAAGGACTGGGCATATAGGTTTTAATGAACCAGGCTCGCATATCAATTCTGGTACTAGAAGTATTACGCTAGATCATTTAACACGTATGGACGCTGCACCTGCGTTTTTAGGAATTGATAATGTTCCTAGAAAAGCAATAACAATGGGGATTGGTACTGTAAAAAATGCCAAAAGAATTGTACTTCTTGGTTGGGGAATTAGTAAAGCAGGAATCATAAAGGAAACAATTGAAGGAGATGTGTCTTCTCAAGTTCCTGCGACCTATTTGCAAGAACATAATAACACAACGTTTGTTTTAGATACTGAGGCTTCGTCGGAGTTAACACGTGTAAAAACACCATGGTTGGTAAAATCATGTTTATGGACCGAAGAGTTAAAATTGAAGGCTGTTGCTTGGTTGAGTGAATTAACGAAGAAGCCGTTTCTTAAATTAACGGATAAAGATTATAACGATAACGGAATGTCTAGTCTTTTAACAGAAGAAGGGACTGCATATGATTTAAATATAAAAATGTTTAATAAAATGCAGCATACCATTACCGGATGGCCTGGTGGAAAACCCAATGAGGATGATACTTATAGACCGGAACGTGCGAGACCAGAGCAAAAACGAATCATCATTTTTAGCCCACATCCCGATGATGATGTTATTTCAATGGGAGGAACTTTTGATCGATTAGTTGAGCAAGGACATGATGTACATGTTGCCTATCAAACTTCAGGTAATATAGCTGTTTCAAATGATGAAGCACTAAAATTTGCCGAAGTTTCTACGGTTTTAAATTCAGTGTCTAGTGAATCTGATAGTATCATCAAATTTTTAAAAAATAAGTCTAAAAATGATATTGATACGATTGAAGTTCGAAAATTAAAGGGCTCAATTAGAAGAAGTGAATCTTTAGGTGCTACAAGATATTTAGGAGTTGCGGATTCAAATGTTCATTTTCTTGATCTTCCTTTTTATGAAACTGGAACAGTAAAGAAAGGGAATCTTACAGATGCTGATATAGATATTATGTGTAATCTCATTGAAGACATAAAACCACATCAAATTTATGCTGCAGGCGATTTAGCTGATCCGCATGGAACACATAAGGTGTGTTTGGATAGTTTGTTTGAAGCTTTAGAGCGACTGAAACATAATAGTTATATGGATGATTGTTGGGTATGGTTGTACCGTGGAGCTTGGCATGAATGGGAATCGTATCAAATTGAGATGGCAGTACCAATGAGTCCGGATCAAGTACTTAAAAAACGTCATGCTATTTTTTATCACCAATCTCAAAAAGATGGAGTGATGTTCCAAGGGGACGATAGCAGAGAGTTTTGGGTACGCGCAGAAGATAGAAATAGATTAACAGCAAAAAAATATCATGATTTGGGATTGGCGGATTATTCAGCCATAGAAGCTTTTAAACGCTATCATTTCTAG
- a CDS encoding alpha-L-fucosidase: MKDVSLFISFLFIVLCTSCKESVKAPKPYGPLPTQKQINWQEMESYAFIHFSLNTFTNKEWGYGDESPQLFDPTALDTHQWARVVKEAGMKGIILVAKHHDGFCLWPSKYTERSVKNSPWKNGKGDVVKELAEACREYNLKLGLYLSPWDRNNPDYGKPEYITYFRNQLKELLTNYGDVFEMWFDGANGGDGYYGGANETRKINTLEYYNWDETYQLIYKIAPKTLVWGVGPSEARWIGNEEGYANETNWSLLRQKDELAGKVPYTDFMSGHEDGEKWVPGETNVSIRPGWFYHTIEDDKVHSLDEMVDFYYQSVGRNSTFLLNLPPDKRGLINENDVARLQEFSAVIKADFKIELLAASTVSTDSYRGSESEYAAKNVIDGDKNTYWATDDNVKKASLLFEFNKPTAVNRILLQEYIKLGQRVKAFNVEAKVGGQWKTIAKQTTIGYKRILRFDRVVVSALRVNVTDSKASIVIANIEAFNAPTFVRMPNIQRDNKGLVTMKSDVGNSIFYTVDGSVPTMNSTLYKGAFKYDAAVEIKAFTRNTKENISSAIKKVKYGQSKEKWRIVSISSGDLNRANRIIDGNPTTDYSFGDGTNKLPQEVVLDMGSILTINGFTYVPQQVGNNLNLISYYEFYTSLDGNQWNKQSEGEFSNIKNNPIEQVKTFESVKAKYLRFVAKAGVGKIQTVSIAEINVIEKQQTNKGDYKNN; encoded by the coding sequence ATGAAAGATGTTTCGCTATTTATAAGTTTTTTGTTCATCGTACTGTGTACTAGTTGTAAAGAATCAGTGAAGGCACCAAAACCTTATGGTCCATTACCGACCCAAAAACAAATCAATTGGCAAGAAATGGAATCTTATGCTTTTATACATTTCTCGTTAAATACATTCACCAATAAAGAATGGGGTTATGGAGACGAATCACCTCAATTGTTTGATCCTACTGCATTGGATACACATCAATGGGCTCGTGTTGTAAAAGAGGCCGGAATGAAAGGAATCATATTGGTGGCCAAACATCATGATGGTTTTTGCTTGTGGCCTTCAAAATATACGGAGCGCTCTGTGAAAAATTCACCATGGAAAAATGGAAAAGGAGATGTTGTTAAAGAATTAGCAGAGGCATGCAGAGAATACAATTTGAAATTAGGACTGTATCTTTCTCCTTGGGATAGAAACAATCCTGATTATGGCAAACCAGAATATATAACTTATTTCAGAAATCAGTTGAAAGAGTTGTTGACTAATTATGGTGATGTTTTCGAAATGTGGTTTGATGGAGCAAATGGTGGTGATGGATACTATGGAGGTGCTAATGAAACCAGAAAGATTAATACACTGGAATATTATAACTGGGACGAAACCTATCAATTAATTTATAAAATTGCTCCAAAAACATTGGTTTGGGGTGTAGGTCCATCAGAAGCAAGATGGATAGGAAATGAAGAGGGTTATGCTAATGAAACTAACTGGTCTTTATTGCGTCAAAAGGACGAGTTAGCGGGAAAAGTGCCATATACAGATTTTATGTCGGGGCATGAAGATGGAGAAAAATGGGTACCTGGAGAAACAAATGTGTCGATAAGACCAGGATGGTTTTACCACACTATAGAAGATGATAAAGTACATTCCTTAGATGAAATGGTTGATTTTTATTATCAATCAGTAGGTCGTAATTCGACTTTTTTATTGAACCTGCCTCCAGATAAAAGAGGATTAATCAACGAAAATGATGTCGCAAGATTACAAGAGTTTTCGGCAGTTATTAAAGCCGATTTTAAAATAGAATTATTAGCAGCTAGTACAGTTAGTACTGATAGTTATAGAGGAAGCGAAAGTGAATATGCTGCTAAAAACGTGATTGATGGAGATAAAAATACCTATTGGGCTACCGATGATAATGTTAAAAAAGCTTCATTACTATTTGAATTTAATAAGCCCACAGCTGTTAATCGAATTTTACTTCAGGAATACATAAAATTAGGACAACGAGTGAAAGCTTTTAATGTAGAAGCTAAAGTAGGTGGACAATGGAAAACAATTGCGAAACAAACTACTATAGGATACAAAAGAATTTTAAGATTTGATAGGGTTGTAGTTTCGGCGCTTAGAGTCAATGTTACAGATTCAAAAGCAAGTATAGTAATTGCTAATATTGAAGCATTTAACGCACCTACATTTGTTCGTATGCCAAATATTCAACGGGATAATAAGGGGTTAGTAACCATGAAATCTGATGTAGGGAATAGTATTTTTTATACAGTCGACGGTTCTGTTCCAACGATGAATAGTACCCTGTATAAAGGAGCTTTTAAATATGATGCGGCAGTCGAAATAAAAGCATTTACCAGAAACACTAAGGAGAATATAAGTAGTGCCATTAAAAAGGTAAAGTATGGACAGTCTAAAGAAAAATGGAGAATAGTTTCTATTTCAAGTGGTGATTTAAATAGAGCAAACAGAATAATTGATGGGAACCCAACTACAGATTATAGTTTTGGAGATGGAACGAATAAATTACCGCAAGAAGTGGTGTTAGATATGGGAAGCATTCTTACTATAAACGGGTTTACTTATGTGCCGCAACAAGTAGGAAATAATCTAAACTTAATTTCCTATTATGAATTTTATACCAGTCTTGATGGTAATCAATGGAATAAGCAATCAGAAGGAGAATTTTCAAATATTAAAAATAATCCGATAGAGCAAGTAAAGACATTTGAAAGTGTAAAAGCTAAATACCTTCGATTTGTAGCTAAAGCGGGAGTTGGTAAAATACAAACAGTATCAATTGCAGAAATAAATGTAATTGAAAAACAGCAGACTAATAAAGGAGATTATAAAAACAATTGA
- a CDS encoding sensor histidine kinase has protein sequence MNWYFPAVGLGRLRTFSILSFIVNGVAFYFLHIVITKKITETDKEIINFKSELSFLKQQLNPHFLLNAMNNLYGESLTKPEKLPDRILNLSDMLRYQIEATKKDLVPLKEEINFVKKYIEYYTFRNERLVITQNFEGVFDKIEIPPLFFLPLVENAIKFSGEMSDPTIVLKLKLKNGNLSFSLQNNCLETDSNLSSTGIGIENLNRRLEVYGLKHELNFKKEKSTFSIKLNIWNLPTVVS, from the coding sequence ATGAATTGGTATTTTCCTGCAGTTGGACTTGGTAGATTAAGAACATTTTCTATATTATCTTTTATTGTAAACGGAGTTGCTTTTTATTTCCTGCATATTGTAATCACAAAAAAAATTACAGAAACAGATAAAGAAATTATTAATTTCAAATCGGAACTTTCATTTTTAAAACAGCAACTCAATCCTCATTTTCTTCTTAATGCAATGAATAATTTATATGGAGAATCCTTAACCAAGCCAGAAAAATTGCCAGACAGAATATTAAATCTTTCAGACATGCTTCGTTATCAAATTGAGGCAACCAAAAAAGATTTAGTACCTTTAAAAGAAGAAATAAACTTTGTAAAAAAATACATCGAATATTATACTTTTAGAAATGAGCGACTTGTTATTACCCAAAACTTTGAAGGCGTTTTTGATAAAATTGAAATACCCCCTTTATTCTTTTTGCCATTGGTAGAAAATGCAATTAAATTTTCTGGAGAAATGTCTGATCCTACAATAGTTTTAAAATTAAAATTAAAAAACGGAAATCTATCTTTTAGTTTACAAAACAATTGTTTAGAAACCGATTCCAATCTTTCAAGTACAGGAATAGGAATCGAAAACCTTAACAGACGTTTAGAAGTTTACGGATTGAAACATGAGCTTAATTTTAAAAAAGAAAAAAGTACATTTAGTATAAAATTAAACATATGGAACTTACCTACCGTTGTCTCATAA
- a CDS encoding LytR/AlgR family response regulator transcription factor — MELTYRCLIIDDETPAHKALASHIAKYEDLEHSGSAYNGREALKMLNENNYDIIFLDINMPIISGIELMEMQPNRPITIVTTAYSDFALSAYQNDAIDYLLKPISFEKFEKAIEKAKTYYSGISLKKDENKKDEVLTYRLNGQIVESLLDDIVYIESLGNYIKLYSTKAKLPVIIYGSLSNITIELNNANFLQIHRSYIINTNKIQSTSQKSLTMCDGKIIPIGRKYQILLHRYFK, encoded by the coding sequence ATGGAACTTACCTACCGTTGTCTCATAATTGATGATGAAACGCCAGCTCATAAGGCTTTAGCGTCACATATTGCTAAGTATGAAGATTTAGAACATTCTGGAAGTGCCTATAATGGAAGAGAAGCACTTAAAATGCTGAATGAAAATAACTATGATATTATTTTTTTAGACATTAATATGCCTATCATTTCAGGAATTGAACTGATGGAAATGCAACCTAATAGACCAATAACAATTGTAACAACAGCCTATTCTGACTTTGCTCTTTCCGCATATCAAAATGATGCCATTGATTATTTACTAAAGCCAATTTCATTTGAAAAATTTGAAAAAGCAATTGAAAAAGCAAAAACCTATTATTCTGGAATAAGTTTAAAAAAAGACGAAAATAAAAAAGACGAAGTTCTTACTTATCGTCTTAACGGTCAAATAGTGGAATCCCTGCTAGACGATATTGTTTATATTGAGAGCCTAGGTAATTATATAAAGCTATACAGTACAAAAGCAAAACTACCAGTGATTATATATGGTTCTTTATCTAATATAACCATTGAATTAAATAATGCTAATTTTCTGCAAATACATCGCTCCTATATCATTAATACAAATAAAATTCAATCTACCTCTCAAAAATCATTAACGATGTGTGATGGGAAAATTATTCCTATAGGTCGAAAATATCAAATTTTACTGCACCGCTATTTCAAATAA
- a CDS encoding saccharopine dehydrogenase family protein, which translates to MKKHFHIIIAGAGGIAEAAALLLMEWSEVTPSIFIGNRSIPKAIKVAHWVENGCTKPCTIKPFLLPEDGITPKMITILKQADIILDCLPGSQAPRMAQLAKEYNLHYANLTEYVDETNKIIALAKNSQTGFILQTGLAPGYIDLLANGLFQQFCIDYKVNSVHTLEFKVGALTKNAVAPHYYGFTWSPVGVATEYLKDTIVLRDYNKTTLPSLSERATIIIDGITYEEDLTSGGAADLPDALTGKVGTLDYKTLRFPGHYAWIEKQINTKDNTTTAIQKLQHKMEVAIPHVEDDQIVLYAAVEGKDIEGVLRRREIAKTILPLLVGKHYLRAIQTTTAAPLVQAAQLLLETNPQGAILQSQIDSNAFLKGNYVSRVYG; encoded by the coding sequence ATGAAAAAGCATTTCCATATTATTATTGCTGGTGCGGGAGGCATTGCTGAGGCTGCTGCTTTATTATTGATGGAATGGAGCGAAGTTACTCCCAGCATTTTTATAGGAAATAGATCGATACCCAAAGCTATAAAAGTAGCCCATTGGGTAGAAAACGGATGTACAAAACCATGCACTATTAAACCGTTTCTATTGCCTGAAGATGGAATTACACCTAAAATGATAACCATTTTAAAGCAAGCCGATATTATTTTGGATTGTCTACCAGGAAGTCAGGCGCCCAGAATGGCACAACTCGCTAAAGAATACAACCTTCATTACGCCAATCTTACGGAATATGTTGACGAAACTAATAAAATAATTGCCTTAGCCAAAAATTCACAAACAGGATTTATTCTTCAGACTGGCTTGGCCCCAGGTTATATAGATTTATTAGCCAATGGATTATTTCAGCAATTTTGTATTGATTACAAAGTCAACTCCGTTCATACCTTAGAATTCAAAGTAGGTGCATTAACTAAAAATGCTGTTGCTCCACATTATTATGGTTTTACTTGGAGTCCCGTAGGTGTAGCTACTGAATATTTGAAAGACACCATTGTGCTGCGTGATTACAATAAAACGACACTCCCTTCTCTATCTGAAAGAGCTACAATTATAATTGATGGTATTACCTACGAGGAAGATTTAACCTCTGGCGGTGCTGCCGATTTGCCTGATGCCTTAACTGGAAAAGTAGGTACACTCGATTATAAAACGCTGCGCTTTCCTGGTCACTATGCATGGATAGAAAAACAAATTAATACCAAAGACAATACTACGACAGCAATTCAAAAACTTCAACACAAAATGGAAGTAGCTATTCCACATGTTGAAGACGATCAAATTGTATTATATGCTGCTGTAGAAGGCAAGGATATAGAGGGTGTATTGCGCCGTCGAGAAATAGCTAAAACCATATTACCTCTTCTAGTAGGGAAACATTATTTAAGAGCCATACAAACTACTACGGCAGCTCCTCTAGTACAAGCAGCACAACTATTACTGGAGACTAATCCACAAGGTGCTATCTTGCAAAGTCAAATTGATTCCAATGCCTTTCTAAAAGGAAATTATGTTTCAAGAGTATACGGTTGA
- a CDS encoding GYF domain-containing protein produces MRTYYINNGNENGGPFTLEELKTQQIKETTLVWHQGMDEWKHAIEIADLRPFFNIVPPPIKRASPTQKVESTETSKTILGLKKSYFFLAIAFLAIMIIVLVLNIIQNNKRNELDIKNKQTEFGNEQINLQQKESNEQRIQEEIQKRIESENNNKRRKDSITTRLAEIKNLLIEDKNQLVESKNNLIDAEDFRLLRSESTKDEQIRSIQNDIENWRKEIDQLENEANRLYLELETIH; encoded by the coding sequence ATGAGAACGTATTACATTAATAACGGCAATGAAAATGGCGGACCATTTACGCTAGAGGAACTAAAAACCCAACAAATAAAGGAAACCACATTAGTCTGGCATCAAGGTATGGACGAATGGAAACATGCAATTGAGATAGCCGATTTGAGGCCTTTTTTTAATATTGTTCCTCCACCTATAAAACGAGCTAGTCCTACTCAAAAAGTAGAATCTACCGAAACATCTAAAACTATTTTAGGCCTAAAGAAAAGTTATTTCTTTTTGGCTATAGCTTTTTTAGCTATTATGATAATTGTCTTAGTACTGAATATCATTCAGAATAATAAAAGAAATGAATTAGACATAAAAAACAAACAAACAGAGTTTGGTAACGAACAAATTAATCTACAACAAAAAGAATCGAACGAACAACGCATTCAGGAAGAAATACAAAAAAGAATAGAATCTGAAAATAATAACAAAAGAAGAAAAGATTCCATTACTACTCGTCTTGCCGAAATCAAAAATTTACTTATTGAAGATAAAAATCAATTGGTCGAATCGAAAAACAACCTAATTGATGCCGAAGATTTTAGATTATTACGATCAGAAAGTACTAAAGACGAACAGATTCGTTCCATACAAAATGATATAGAAAACTGGAGAAAAGAAATTGATCAACTAGAAAACGAAGCCAATAGATTGTATCTTGAACTAGAAACAATACACTAA
- a CDS encoding 2OG-Fe(II) oxygenase: MENSFEALIATYIDNKVGISEIFLSDELANNLKQNLLALNQQDLLITAGTGNSEAIAYDSAVRSDSIYWLDKKNNNVFENQFFEQMEAFINYLNESCYTGITGYEFHYSLYEKGDFYLQHYDQFQNNPSRKYSMISYLNSDWQPADGGELLIHQDNNNQKIAPTQGKTVFFKSDELLHEVLVTQNTRMSITGWLKCD, translated from the coding sequence ATGGAAAATAGCTTTGAAGCTTTGATTGCCACTTATATTGATAATAAAGTAGGTATATCTGAAATTTTTTTAAGTGATGAATTAGCTAATAATTTAAAGCAAAATTTACTCGCGTTAAACCAACAAGATTTATTGATTACTGCTGGAACAGGAAACTCAGAAGCGATTGCTTATGATAGTGCAGTGCGCAGTGATTCTATTTATTGGTTAGATAAAAAGAATAATAATGTGTTTGAAAATCAATTTTTTGAACAAATGGAAGCGTTTATCAATTATTTAAATGAAAGTTGTTATACCGGAATTACGGGTTATGAATTTCATTACTCCTTGTATGAAAAAGGAGATTTTTATTTGCAACATTATGATCAGTTTCAAAATAACCCGAGTCGAAAATATTCGATGATTAGTTATTTGAATAGCGATTGGCAGCCTGCAGATGGAGGAGAGTTATTAATTCACCAGGATAATAACAACCAGAAAATTGCGCCCACACAAGGCAAAACAGTTTTCTTCAAAAGTGATGAGTTACTTCATGAAGTCTTAGTAACTCAAAACACCCGAATGAGTATTACGGGCTGGTTGAAATGTGATTAG
- a CDS encoding AAA family ATPase, protein MKIENIHTLGELKAAGYKSISIKEELRTNLREKIKSGKSAFEGVHGFENTVIPELERAILSRHNINLLGLRGQAKTRLARKMVDLLDEYIPFVTGSEINDDPLNPISRFAKDIIDIKGDDTPISWLYRNDRFSEKLATPDVTVADLIGDVDPIKAANLKLSYADDRVIHFGMIPRANRCIFVINELPDLQARIQVALFNILQEGDIQIRGFKLRMPLDMQFVFTANPEDYTNRGSIVTPLKDRIGSQILTHYPETIKIARTITEQEAKLDAVQSDMVYVPSLAKDLLEQIGFEARESEYIDNKSGVSARMSITAYENLLSTAERRALRAGVDKTSLRLSDFMGIIPAITGKVELVYEGEQEGAAAVAQNLLGSAIHTFFPAYFPKIEKLEKPNEKTAYTDLIEWFFAESGFELLDDASDEEYQRILGAIVPLEILIKKYQPELAKEDKLFMKEFILWALVEYNKLSKDRISEGYQFKDIYGSYISKL, encoded by the coding sequence ATGAAAATAGAGAATATACATACATTAGGAGAATTAAAAGCAGCAGGATATAAAAGTATCTCGATTAAAGAGGAATTGCGTACTAATTTAAGAGAAAAGATTAAATCTGGAAAATCCGCATTTGAAGGGGTTCATGGTTTTGAAAACACCGTAATTCCAGAACTGGAACGTGCTATATTATCTCGCCATAATATAAATTTGTTAGGGCTTCGTGGTCAAGCCAAAACTAGGTTGGCGCGCAAAATGGTTGATTTATTAGACGAATACATACCGTTTGTGACGGGTTCGGAGATTAATGATGATCCTTTAAATCCAATTTCTCGTTTTGCCAAAGATATCATTGACATCAAAGGCGATGATACTCCAATTTCATGGTTGTATAGAAACGATCGTTTTTCAGAAAAGTTAGCAACACCAGATGTTACGGTAGCCGATTTGATAGGTGATGTTGACCCAATAAAAGCCGCTAATTTAAAGCTTTCCTATGCTGATGATCGTGTGATTCATTTTGGAATGATTCCGCGTGCTAATCGTTGTATTTTTGTTATCAATGAGTTACCTGATTTACAAGCGCGTATTCAAGTGGCTTTGTTTAATATTTTGCAAGAAGGAGACATTCAAATTAGAGGATTTAAATTGCGTATGCCACTAGATATGCAGTTTGTATTTACGGCAAACCCAGAAGATTATACCAACCGTGGTAGTATTGTAACGCCTTTGAAAGACAGAATAGGTTCTCAAATATTAACGCATTACCCAGAAACCATAAAAATTGCTCGTACTATTACGGAACAGGAAGCGAAGCTTGATGCGGTGCAAAGTGATATGGTTTATGTTCCTTCATTGGCCAAAGATTTACTGGAACAAATAGGTTTTGAAGCACGTGAAAGCGAATATATAGATAATAAAAGTGGAGTGAGTGCTAGGATGAGTATTACGGCTTATGAAAACTTATTGAGTACTGCGGAACGTCGCGCTTTAAGAGCAGGTGTTGATAAAACAAGTTTGCGTTTGTCGGACTTTATGGGAATAATCCCCGCTATAACTGGAAAAGTAGAGTTGGTTTACGAAGGAGAGCAGGAGGGAGCAGCAGCTGTGGCGCAAAACTTGTTGGGCTCGGCTATTCATACTTTTTTTCCAGCTTATTTTCCAAAAATTGAAAAGCTAGAAAAACCAAATGAGAAAACAGCTTATACGGATTTAATAGAATGGTTTTTTGCCGAAAGTGGTTTCGAATTATTAGATGATGCAAGCGATGAAGAGTACCAAAGAATATTGGGAGCCATTGTCCCACTTGAAATTTTAATTAAAAAATACCAACCAGAATTGGCTAAGGAGGATAAGTTATTTATGAAGGAGTTTATTCTTTGGGCTTTGGTAGAGTACAATAAACTGAGCAAAGATCGTATATCAGAAGGATATCAGTTCAAAGATATTTACGGAAGTTATATTAGTAAGCTTTAA